TAGGAAATGTAAATAAACTTCTTGCTAAAGAGAATCTTGTCTCTAAAGATGAAGTAGCTGTACATTTTGCTTCATGTGTAGCTTTTGATAATCATCATTCTGACAGATGTCCATTTATCAATGCTATGAAGAAAATAATAAACAAGATGGGATATGAAAATATTATTGAAGGGAGTTATCTTTCTAAAACTGCTACAAGAAGGAGAGAAGAGGGAGTATACAAGGATTATATCAGTTTAAATAAATAACAAAAATAAATCCCATCAGGATAAAAAATCT
Above is a window of Fusobacterium varium DNA encoding:
- a CDS encoding Predicted metal-binding protein gives rise to the protein MENIKLIITIQCEIAKRRCSGFHCMNSFFTRTGLFKDYPKNEELRFLTFQCGGCHGKGINSLLGNVNKLLAKENLVSKDEVAVHFASCVAFDNHHSDRCPFINAMKKIINKMGYENIIEGSYLSKTATRRREEGVYKDYISLNK